TACCTTGGATTTCTGATGTGACAGAATAAAAAGTAAAACACTAAAATACACTTTGAATGCCACTGTGATGAAGACAAGGCTCCTTGTAGAATGAAGGAATGTGCTAATTTTTACAGAAGAAAGTAAATCTATGAAAGGCTGCTAAATAGCATAGAATATGGTCAAGAAGCGCAACACATCCATTGTCCATTCATGGGTAATTATGCTAATAGTAACACCTTCAAAAAGGACAGTAGCAAAGTCCTAGTTTAAACCACTTTCAGCTTAGATTGCGGTTTGAGATTTTTTCtaaatattattgacatttatTAAGAAGATAGGggaattttttttaaaaaaaagttgATTTTGACGGATTGCTGAACAAGAGGACGGGCAGTGAAAAACAATTAGATGTCTGTGAACCATTAGTACAGGCGAGTCTGATTAGCCTTTAGCCAGAGTCATTCATTTGTTACGGAGCATGGCTTTGCGTCCGTGGTTGCACCTTTACAATGCATATGAAACACTAGTCTGTAGCCCAAAcctttacaaataaaaaatacctTTTTTACCAGAACAAAAATCAATACAAAAATTCTAGTGCATATTTGTGGGTTCTCTTAAAGGGTACACACACATTAACCATCATGAGTGAGGAACTATGAAAACTTTGAAAGTAGTTCAAAATAATCCCTATTTAATCTATAAAACACGTttgtcacagaaaatagatgattTGCAGTATGTTTCAGATGAGATGGAGGTCATTACCACCAACTAAATTAACAGGGATATTTTTAGGTGTGCCGCAGAATTATATCTCCCATCAAGGTGTGCCAcggtttaaaaaaaaaggttgggaaccactgagaTAGATGGCTGttttgtctgtgtcccaaatggcaccctattcactatatagtgcactacaccagggctcataggactctggtcaaaagtagtgcactgtatgtaATAGAGGGCCACTTGGGATGCAGACTTTATGAAGAGGATGAAACAAGAACACATGGTGGGCAGCAGACCCTCAGGCTACAATCTGGCAGAATCAGACAACCAACTCCTTTCTGCTTGGCTCAGCTCGGCTTGGAATCTTtgcggggggggggggaaatattACAGGTCATCGTCCCCGATCCCCTCAAAGGCATAGTTGCCATGGAAATCGTTGCCGCTGACGTCGTTGGCCGAGTTGGAGGCGCTGATCCCTCTGAGTGACACAGAGCTCAGCTTGgtctgagaagagagagagacaggggggagagaaagggggagatgggggagagaaagggagagagacagaggagagaaagggggagagagaccgagagaagagaaagggggagagagaccgagaggagagaaagggggagagagacagagaggagagaaagggggagagagacagagaggagagaaagggggagagagagagaagagaaagggggagagagagagagagagaagaggagagaaggggagagagacagagaggagagaaaggggggagagagacagaggagagaaagggggagagagagagggagagaaagggggagagaggagagaaagggggagagagagacagaggagaaaaagggggggagagagagaggagagaaagggggagagaggagagaaagagagccagAGAAATAAAGAGCAGATGGAGAGACAGGGTTAGAAACAGGGTTAGAAACAGGGTTGGAGCAACAGACACTTTATATTTCCATATTGACCCCTAGACACCTAAAGCAGACTGTATAGATATCCTCTGACTCACTGTTAATGGTGATTCTGATTCCCTGTTAATGATGATTCTGATTCCCTGTTAATGGTGATTCTGATTCCCTGTTAATGGTGATTCTGATTCCCTGTTAATGGTGATTCTGATTCCCTGTTAATGGTGATTCTGATTCCCTGTTAATGGTGATTCTGATTCCCTGTTAATGGTGATTCTGATTCCCTGTTAATGGTGATTCTGATTCCCTGTTAATGGTGATTCTGATTCCCTGTTAATGGTGATTCTGATTCCCTGTTAATGGTGATTCTGATTCCCTGTTAATGGTGATTATGATTCCCTGTTAATGATGATTCTGATTCCCTGTTAATGATGATTCTGATTCCCTGTTAATGGTGATTCTGATTCCCTGTTAATGGTGATTCTGATTCCCTGTTAATGGTGATTCTGATTCCCTGTTAATGTTGATTCTGATTCCCTGTTAATGGTGATTCTGATTCCCTGTTAATGGTGATTCTGATTCCCTGTTAATGGTGATTCTGATTCCCTGTTAATGATGATTCGGATTCCCTGTTAATGGTGATTCTGATTCCCTGTTAATGGTGATTCTGATTCCCTGTTAATGTTGATTATGATTTCCTGTTAATGGTGATTCTGATTCCCTGTTAATGATGATTCTGATTCCCTGTTAATGGTGATTCTGATTCCCTGTTAATGATGATTCTGATTCCCTGTTAATGGTGATTCTGATTCCCTGTTAATGGTGATTCTGATTCCCTGTTAATgatgattctatatgtaattctatggactCAACATTCAACCTGAGGCTTTTGGAGATCAAAGCAGAAGCGTTACTCACTGAGAGTTTGACAATCTGTTCTTGGTTTGGGTCAGGGGTGTCCTGCAGAGAAGACAAGAAGGAAAAACAATGTCCCAACATGTCAAAACTTGTTTCATTTTAACAGGGAAGACCTATTGAGACCTAGGACTCTTTTACAAATGCACCCTGCATATAcacaacataaatatacacattatacccaaACTATCTACACCTATAtagatctatctatctatagaTGTATCTAAATCAAATGGGGCgaagacaacaggtgtagaccttactgtgaaatgcttacttacaagcccttcaccaacaatgcagttcaagaaaaggaaaaaatatttaatgaataaactaaagtaaaaaataaaatgtaacacaataaaataacaataacgaggctatatacagggggtacccgaGTCAACGTGTGACAGTttcttgggccttcctctgacatcgcctggtatagaggtcctgggtagcaggaagcttggccccagtgatgtactgggccgtacgcactaccatctatctatctatccatctatccatctatccatctatccatctatctatctatgggTATGGATATGAGGttatttgtgatgttttatttgtgcttcccatgactgtgtttttgcattttaatatatacactaccagttaaaagtttgcacacacctactcattcaagggtttttcttaatttttactattttctacattgtagaataatagtgaagacatcaaaactatgaaataacacatatggaatcgtgtagtaaccaaaaaagtgttaaacaaatatattttatatttcagattcttcaaatagccaccctttgccttgatgacagctttgcacacacttggcattctctcaaccagctttatgaggtaatcacctggaatgcatttcaattaacaggtgtgccttcttaaaagttaatttgtggaatttctttccctcttaatgcgtttgagccaatcagttgtgttgtgacaaggtagggggggtatacagaagatagccctatttggtaaaagaccaagtccatattatggcaagaacagctcaaataagcaaagagaaatgacagtccatcattactttaagacatgaaggtcagtcaatacgaaacatttcaagaactttgaaagtttcttcaagtgcagtcgcaaaaaccatcaagcgctatgatgaaactggctctcatgaggaccgccacaggaatggaagacccagagttacctctgctgcagaggataagttcattagagttaccagcctcagaaattgcagcccaaataaatgcttcacagagttcaagtcacagacacatctcaacatcaactgttcagaggagactgtgtgaaacaggccttcattgtcgaattgctgcaaagaaaccactacaaaaggacaccaattagaagaagacacttgcttgggccaagaaacacgagcaatggacattagaccggtggaaatgtgtcctttggtctggagtccaaatttgagatttttggttccaaccggcatgtctttgtgagacgcggtgtgggtgaacggatgatctctgcatgtgtatttcccaccgtaaagcatggaggaggtggtgttatggtgtgggggtgctttgctggtgacttatttagaattcaaggcacgcttaaccagcatggctaccacagcattctgcagcgatacgccatcctatctggtttgggcttagtgggacaatcatttgattttcaacaggacaatgacccaacacacctccaggctgtgtaagggctattttaccaagaaggagagtgatggagtgctgcatcagatgacctggcctccacaatcccccgacctcaaccaaattgagatggtttgggatgagtcggaccgcagagtgaaggaaaagcagccaacaagtgctcagcatatgtgggaactccttcaagactgttggaaaatcattgcaggtgaagctggttgagagaataccaagagtgtgcaaagctgtcatcaaggcaaagggtgactatttgaagaatctcaaatataaaatatgttttgatttgtttaactctttttttagttactacatgatttcatgtgttatttcatagttttgatgtcttcactattattctacaatgtagaaaatagtaaaaatgaagaaaaaccctggaatgagtaggtgtgtccaaacttttgactggtcctgtatatTAAATGGTAATCTATATAGATATACATATCTATGTATCTATCTCTATATTAAAATATAAAAACACACTCATgggaagcacaaataaaacatcacaaatcacccagaaaaacagttacattcctccacaaataagtccccaatcaatactttaaaCTGCCCGAATGACACCAGAACAAGatcaaaatgtattttgaattttgTTCCACCAATACGGTGCATTAAAAACTAACACCAGATCCTTCCCATTCAAACAGCCAAATGTTAGCCTGggttccagtctgtttagctatcgttCCACTACTTGTCATGCATGAATG
This window of the Coregonus clupeaformis isolate EN_2021a unplaced genomic scaffold, ASM2061545v1 scaf0580, whole genome shotgun sequence genome carries:
- the LOC123485138 gene encoding sorting nexin-17-like; protein product: MSKLSSNTSLSFPCVCVCYLWQMLRKRPNGSLHRSESQQAVKSPPLLDTPDPNQEQIVKLSTKLSSVSLRGISASNSANDVSGNDFHGNYAFEGIGDDDL